The Natrinema sp. DC36 genome includes the window AAGATGAACAGGTGACCACGATACGATGTGGATCAACGACTCATCGTCACGACGCCGTTTCTCATCTACCTCGTGCTCTGTGGGTTGTTCGGGATTGGGCTGTCGACGGTCGACGCCCCGCTCACGCAGGGGCAACCGGCGTTTATCGCCATCGTCGGACTGCTCGGGCCGCTGGGTGCGATCGGCCTGATCTGGGCGCGTAACTACGCGTACGGCGCGCCGGTGCTGGTCTCGACGCTGCTCACGAACGCGTGGTTCGTCGTGTACTTCTTCTTCATTCACGACAACCCCGCGAACGTCTTCGCCGTCTCCGGCGACGGGTCGACCGCGTACCTGACTGCAACACTCGGGATGATCGCCGGCTCGCTACTTACCGCGGGCGTCGGCTGCTGGCTGTGGTACCACGAGAGCCCGGGCTTTCGCTCGGCGATCGATCGACTTCTCGCTCCCACCGATACGAAGAACTAATCGAGAACTGCAACGGTCCAGCGTGCAGTCGTATTTCCGCAGTCTCGCTGGTATCCGCGATCGTCGTTCCACGGTTTAGCTGGTACCCGCGATCGTCGAGACTCCATCCTCCCGTCCGAGACGCGGTTCGATGCGCCGCTCGAGTCGCACTGGCGTTCGCGGGGTGCCAGCACCCCGGTATTTTCGCCCTTCGAGTCCGTACTCCGACCGTGATCGTTCACTGGCACCGGCGGGACCTTCGGACGATCGACAACCGCGGGCTCGCACGCGCCGCGTCGATCGACGATCCAATCGTCCCGCTGTTCGTCCTCGATCCGACCGTTCTCGAGCACGCGTCGCCGGTGAGGATCGCGTGCCTGCTCGAGGCGCTCCGCGACCTGCGGTCTCGGTATCGTGAGCACGGGAGCGATCTGATCGTCGAGCGCGGGGAGGCGAGCGGGGTCGTTCCCAACGTCGCCGCCGATTCCGGCGCGTCGAGCGTCGTCTGGAACGAGGACTACAGTGGCCTCGCGCGGGAGCGCGACCGAGCGGTCCGGGCGGCCCTCGCAGACGACGGCGTCGCCTGCGAGTCGGTCCACGATTCGATCCACCACGAACCGGGGTCGATCACGCCGAACCAGGGCGAGCACTACTCGGTCTTTTCGTACTTCTGGACGAAGTGGCGCGATCGCGAGAAGCGGGCACCTGCGGACGAGCCTGCTGGGACCGATTTCGCGACCGTTTCCGGCGAGACGATTCCGTCGCTCGCGGAGCTCGGGTTCGACGAACCCGCGGCGACGCCGCCCACCGTAACGAGGACGGTCGCTCGAGAGCGCGTTGACGACTTCTGTTCGGGGCCGATTTACCGCTACGCCGAGGAGCGCGACTATCCGGCCACTGACGGGACGTCGCGACTCTCTCCCCACTGCAAGTGGGGAACGATCGGGCCGCGGGAACTGTACGCGGCCACGGAGCGGGCCGCCGAGCGAGCCGAGACGACCGACGACCGCGAGAGCGTCCGCGAGTTCCA containing:
- a CDS encoding deoxyribodipyrimidine photo-lyase gives rise to the protein MIVHWHRRDLRTIDNRGLARAASIDDPIVPLFVLDPTVLEHASPVRIACLLEALRDLRSRYREHGSDLIVERGEASGVVPNVAADSGASSVVWNEDYSGLARERDRAVRAALADDGVACESVHDSIHHEPGSITPNQGEHYSVFSYFWTKWRDREKRAPADEPAGTDFATVSGETIPSLAELGFDEPAATPPTVTRTVARERVDDFCSGPIYRYAEERDYPATDGTSRLSPHCKWGTIGPRELYAATERAAERAETTDDRESVREFQRQLVWREFYAHVLAFNPETVVENFSGYANEIEWRNDPDELEAWKAGETGFPIVDAGMRQLRAEGWMHNRVRMLVASFLTKDLLTDWRAGYDWFRQQLADHDTANDVGGWQWAGSTGTDAQPYFRVFNPMKQGREYDPDGEYVREYVSELGEATADEIHGWHDLERVERERIAPAYPAPIVEHADRRERAIELFERARGEGND